A genomic region of Bactrocera dorsalis isolate Fly_Bdor chromosome 3, ASM2337382v1, whole genome shotgun sequence contains the following coding sequences:
- the LOC105226851 gene encoding uncharacterized protein LOC105226851 isoform X2 yields MRESAHDISLDTWKQWILEAISKIRSQKQRPSVQRICQAIGSHHKFHEDIVAEKLEEAVESGAVIKVYNKGLHSYKAPMAKRRIKIEKNSNLCKIVAKAVHDLGECEGSTIKTIENYIQKFNNIDLGPDVDFRAIIKSSIRKAVDAGFLVQEGKLYKKGRSLTTPRKSSSTLEVTVTTGDDNCSYCSGDAQKNRNGIPEPLSSCKKCGMSLHTTCANIAAKCKSQSYVLLYMLVTKGSIWYCKNCAECSICTCSDRGPCLLECSACKKMYHLTCLDTVPDKKPKHPYRCNNCILQNFDVVKKEVTKKSLETVKYRSQSGGETCKSTRGGKPVTPSTSEYAGTRHKEWIGSKQKDKRSMGAMAGISCKRQIIDELDNNPTTSKLSKYEGSKEMYKDISLSQAIKSSQNLQKSIAHNSHLKMFRQRRQFAGFLNKLDPSSNDTKRTKKKTPSDLSSSSSSSDSDEDDNMDFDDDNQDDSTSSGSCSSSSSGSDSSESSSDSSEFDNEEDNYEENDDDDCDSDKSESKSNIFISQIPVKKEITVPAKNYTSQNNKIKDEHWGFAAVAKNRVDIFSQSRNMETDGFALKKCGNLLTGFNKNLVPDEINTRNKQMNYKSLQGLGNEVDQMEKRTVKTTAKKDDVPETSVASAEAAANRGAKKSVEKLQKKKVATLKSAPLDTKRTVYKSDDDEVPYLNESTVIKYQMMENTNYARGVKPFTNEESSSNEKVEYEEVYPENPFENQPLPNGVEQSDITIYKKIRENAAKKITELKNLNALTNANIGPTQERCPSAIEIGKWHIETWYSSPFPQEYARLPKLYLCEFCLKYTKSRSVLDRHQNKCLWKQPPGTEIYRHNDISVFEVDGNINKIYCQNLCLLAKLFLDHKTLYYDVEPFLFYILTKNDKKGCHLVGYFSKEKHCAQKFNVSCILTMPQFQRQGFGRFLIEFSYLLSREEGQVGTPEKPLSDLGRLSYFSYWKSIILEYIYNHRNDGRITFKDIANKTGLTVSDIALAFELLNFIKLRKNEDDIRYQINIKVDWEKVISHYKKLQNSKRIPLETDCLRWSPLLSKSLTGDGTKSSEESFLDSSTRSDQTAIERIRSRKSNSLIANNANFIKKETNTHVGGGMQSSKSKLSNFSKDKIASATVELNFHKRKPAHVKNTNTDLKNSMHEVIDESNEPPNQDVPEQNKLHETVAPKSETNSDNAKAPTSVVVEVARRNPRKRHLSRDDSISASTAEEPEIIHKPEKRRRIQNSPVQPIVVAEKTKAEAVDSMGIEDDKPTSRAQRLANRKQSTPIVSTNKRKHFERQNELKMNIKQEETSLAEKMAIEPETEPKPEPEPAVEKEPQPASEAIVEPEAAKECMEVEESTEDKSIKNCNNDKPITTVPKLRGKKSIEKKTTEMYNESNANSAKNASAASEAHNPEQEQESKQETKNNAEHAGNAGVETAVKDKEVEVAPNATVEQKVEEQLQKNQQKLEEVQQIQQPIQQTVPFNVGKSETCALPAGNDEKVLEAVAKKTKKTFAELMVENTDTNSAVATPDSKLNLNENKNPSLEHENEQKDEVNVKSVCATSENATPIAVANVNDDKPKITDEVVKDAVTPTESNVQNVEQKTEIEVNANTNAVTATKTEPITTEATPAPSTTIVVKEPLCKIECIENEVSPKMVAQISPKQTIKEDCANSPCLTTETSSKDDEHKETYESRNDTKQLAAAAVTLTTATPAVAMAAVVTAPPLIAPTPIPPTITSTAAAPVIAPTPVLTATPAPITVTTATTAPVAPPTPLQIPKPTASEAPIICKTDQLVETKPIMNIKTASPPTKTYADNVAESKINEKKIKNVIESVGVERKEKIYTQSNNMHENSELNKLKIQQKINEAAAAAAATATLELQRAHMQASVKKSTANQAVISNANAINTGRIDASSNTSFMKSVKDKQKSIITHTDIKIKEEDKQVQVITNKGTDAALLSLHEKNPYNTAAVAAAEHQKMQNSMDLNKIATPFAINQIPNYANTPQYWQWDYYGYNLSTLDAASHKNQNKFKDLATSMAYSHNFTQNLYQSAIQHHAHQHMQQQQQQQQQQQQQQQQQQQQQQQQQHHTKDKLKSDKKMSACKKEDASKSSANSNSQNFSGSREDSHNCGFSNPQTAAYGQKCNNIQSKSHKMSTDQTQHIKSLNLLPNASSRFYNPIPIPSNALAQQALCGQKVRGEHNNLNAAEENKVKLSAHNAANQQQQQQQHQQQQSAAQDITTPMAYSSGSSNHSASNLHHYDCGMTVPMNMDSPSSIGSDIQQNTPDPIPSTTPHIQQQQQQQQQQSQYSDCSMQSHSGNTPMHMAIQTSHIQQQQQANLNLNMPSSSAQGLNSLTTSQQQQQQHSQQSRKVNQQAELVASSSNQRATTPKAIRGGNTSGSNQQQQHRQPKSTPPTNTAVNVSQQQQQQQSVNNNQNLLQSHQEHLHNMQQQYSQLSGQHHHQQNMHIDYITSIPPNIQNYSSNATNSYDIVSMPTVIPQRMAISNTSHSLSSPHQRTLDQSSPSACAVNNYYLQNNLTPNEASTSRVPVPASSAATNSNGGGAGVGVIHISPDPSASSSSGNGDTQLAQDNVSESSSSNAGTTPTQVGNLCSLSKLQQLTNGLDIQPCNTSPAGQVNLTPPPHHPVSHNSMTPPPHLLVTQNRSLGTPPNMLQPQINPLQYHKYYSSNMNIAPIATSQNVNRNTRNTASAPVQHIAVSSVTTSSTTSRTTNVHISPNLMPPYGAINGYRMTTPQAAATPTYAAGGDYSNSQIPMQMGVMNMQSQYPDACAIQRAQQNSMYSTYPPPYLSLNGAMRR; encoded by the exons ATGAGAGAATCCGCTCATGACATTAGTCTTGATACTTGGAAGCAGTGGATTTTGGAAGCAATTTCAAAAATACGTTCTCAAAAGCAAAGACCCAGCGTTCAACGCATTTGTCAAGCGATTGGAAGTCAtcacaaatttcatgaagatatcgtAGCAGAGAAATTAGAAGAAGCGGTTGAGTCGGGTGCCGTAATTAAAGTATATAATAAAGGACTACATTCCTATAAAGCACCTATGGCAAAAAGGCGTATTAAAATAGAGAAAAATAGTAATTTGTGTAAAATAGTTGCAAAAGCTGTGCATGATTTGGGTGAATGTGAGGgatcaacaataaaaacaattgaaaattatatacaaaagtttAATAACATAGATCTTGGTCCCGATGTTGATTTTCGAGCAATTATAaaaagttctattagaaaagcAGTAGATGCTGGATTTCTTGTACAGGAaggaaaattatacaaaaaggGGCGATCACTAACTACACCGCGAAAATCGTCATCAACATTGGAGGTAACCGTAACTACT GGTGACGATAATTGTTCCTACTGTTCCGGCGATGcacaaaaaaacagaaatggtATACCTGAGCCCCTGAGTTCTTGCAAAAAATGTGGCATGTCTTTACATACTACTTGTGCAAATATAGCGGCTAAGTGTAAATCACAATCATATGTGCTACTATATATGCTAGTAACGAAAGGTTCCATATGGTATTGTAAAAATTGCGCGGAATGTAGTATTTGCACATGCAGCGACCGGGGACCGTGTTTGCTGGAATGTTCGGCCTGCAAGAAAATGTATCATTTAACATGTTTGGACACGGTACCAGATAAAAAGCCCAAACATCCTTATAG gtgCAACAATTGCATACTACAAAATTTTGATGTTGTTAAGAAAGAAGTGACGAAGAAAAGCTTGGAAACAGTTAAATATCG aAGTCAGTCAGGTGGTGAAACATGCAAATCGACCAGAGGTGGCAAACCAGTGACGCCCTCAACTTCTGAGTACGCGGGCACACGGCATAAAGAATGGATTGGTAGCAAACAAAAGGACAAACGAAGCATGGGTGCGATGGCAGGAATTTCATGTAAACGGCAAATCATagatgaattagacaataatccaaCAAcatcaaaactttcgaaatatgAAGGTTCCAAAGAAATGTACAAAGACATTTCCCTAAGTCAAGCTATCAAATCGTCACAGAATTTACAAAAGAGTATTGCGCATAATTCGCACTTGAAAATGTTTAGACAACGTAGACAATTTGCGGGTTTCCTTAATAAATTGGATCCATCGTCGAACGATACGAAAcgtacaaaaaagaaaacaccaTCAGATTTATCATCTTCAAGTTCTTCAAGCGATAGCGATGAAGATGATAACATGGACTTTGATGACGACAATCAAGACGATAGTACATCATCGGGTTCATGTTCGTCAAGCAGTTCGGGTTCCGATTCGAGTGAGAGTAGCAGTGATAGTTCCGAATTCGACAATGAAGAAGATAATTATGAAGAAAACGATGACGATGATTGTGACTCGGATAAAAGTGAGTCCAAATCAAATATATTCATTTCACAAATCCCAGTTAAGAAAGAAATTACTGTACCAGCAAAAAATTACACGtcacaaaataacaaaataaaagatgaACATTGGGGCTTTGCTGCCGTTGCCAAAAATCGTGTTGACATATTTTCACAATCGCGAAATATGGAAACGGATGGCTTTGCGCTAAAAAAGTGTGGCAATCTCTTAACTGGTTTCAATAAGAATTTAGTACCCGATGAGATAAACACGCGaaacaaacaaatgaattacaagTCCTTACAAGGTCTTggcaacgaagtagaccaaatgGAAAAGCGTACTGTAAAAACAACAGCTAAAAAGGATGACGTGCCAGAGACCAGCGTAGCATCGGCAGAAGCCGCTGCTAATCGGGGTGCAAAAAAATCTGTggaaaaattgcagaaaaagaAAGTAGCCACACTCAAGTCTGCGCCGTTGGATACGAAACGTACCGTCTATAAGAGCGACGACGATGAGGTGCCCTATTTGAATGAAAGCACCGTTATCAAGTATCAAATGATGGAAAACACAAATTACGCTAGAGGCGTAAAGCCCTTCACAAACGAAGAAAGTTCCTCCAACGAGAAGGTCGAATACGAAGAGGTGTATCCAGAGAATCCATTTG AAAATCAACCACTACCCAATGGCGTAGAACAGAGTGATATAacaatttataagaaaatacgCGAGAATGCTGCAAAGAAAATAACggaattaaaaaacttaaacgcGCTAACCAATGCCAATATTGGGCCAACACAAGAGCGTTGCCCATCGGCAATAGAAATCGGAAAGTGGCATATTGAAACCTGGTATTCGAGTCCTTTTCCACAAGAATATGCCAG GCTTCCCAAATTGTATTTGTgtgaattttgtttgaaatatacaAAGAGCAGATCTGTTTTGGATCGACATCAAAACAAGTGTCTTTGGAAGCAACCACCAGGCACCGAAATATATCGTCATAACGATATATCGGTATTTGAAGTCGATGGCAATATAAacaagatatattgtcaaaatcTATGTTTGCTGGCCAAACTATTTCTGGATCATAAAACACTTTACTACGATGTTGAgccgtttttgttttacatcTTAACCAAGAACGATAAGAAGGGTTGCCATCTGGTTGGCTATTTCTCGAAGGAGAAACATTGCGCACAGAAGTTTAATGTATCATGCATATTGACAATGCCACAATTTCAAAGGCAGGGTTTCGGTAGATTCCTCATTGAATTTAGTTATCTGCTCAGTCGGGAAGAGGGCCAAGTTGGCACACCAGAAAAACCACTCTCCGATTTAGGCAGACTGTCATATTTCTCTTACTGGAAATCAAtaattttggaatatatttacaATCACAGAAATGATGGACGCATCACCTTCAAAGATATTGCCAACAAAACGGGACTGACCGTTTCCGATATAGCATTGGCCTTTGAattgttgaattttattaaattgcgtAAAAATGAAGACGACATACGTTACCAAATCAATATCAAGGTTGATTGGGAGAAAGTGATATCACATTATAAGAAACTGCAGAATTCCAAACGTATACCGTTAGAGACGGATTGTTTGCGTTGGAGTCCGCTATTGTCCAAATCATTGACGGGCGATGGCACAAAATCGTCTGAAGAAAGTTTTTTGGACAGCTCCACGCGGTCCGATCAGACCGCTATCGAACGGATTAGATCCCGAAAATCGAATTCTTTGATTGCGAACAAtgcaaatttcataaaaaaggaaACGAATACGCATGTCGGTGGCGGCATGCAAAGTAGTAAAAGTAAATTGTCCAATTTCAGCAAAGATAAAATCGCCAGCGCAACCGTAGAACTAAATTTTCACAAGCGTAAGCCCGCGCATGTAAAAAACACTAATACGGATTTAAAAAACTCTATGCATGAGGTGATAGACGAAAGCAACGAACCGCCGAATCAAGACGTACCCGAGCAAAATAAGCTGCATGAAACCGTAGCCCCAAAATCCGAAACGAACAGTGATAACGCAAAAGCGCCCACAAGTGTTGTTGTAGAAGTCGCTAGGAGAAATCCACGCAAACGCCATCTTAGCAGAGATGATAGCATTTCAGCGTCGACGGCTGAAGAGCCGGAAATCATCCATAAACCTGAAAAAAGACGCAGAATTCAAAATTCACCTGTGCAACCAATTGTTGTTGCGGAGAAGACAAAAGCTGAGGCGGTGGATAGTATGGGTATAGAAGATGACAAGCCAACCAGCCGCGCACAAAGATTAGCGAATCGTAAACAAAGCACACCCATTGTATCCACCAATAAGAGAAAACATTTTGAACGACAAAATGAATTGAAGATGAATATTAAACAAGAAGAGACAAGTTTGGCAGAGAAAATGGCTATTGAACCTGAGACCGAGCCTAAGCCTGAACCCGAACCTGCCGTCGAAAAGGAACCACAGCCAGCATCTGAAGCTATAGTCGAACCTGAAGCGGCGAAAGAATGCATGGAAGTAGAAGAGTCGACTGAAgacaaatcaataaaaaattgtaataatgatAAGCCCATAACAACCGTACCCAAGTTGCGAGGCAAGAAGAGCATTGAGAAGAAAACCACTGAAATGTATAATGAAAGTAATGCCAACAGCGCTAAAAATGCCAGTGCAGCCAGCGAAGCTCACAATCCAGAGCAAGAACAGGAAAGCAAGCAGGAAACGAAAAACAATGCAGAACATGCAGGTAACGCCGGAGTCGAAACAGCAGTAAAGGACAAGGAAGTAGAAGTCGCGCCAAATGCAACTGTTGAACAAAAAGTAGAAGAGCAACTGCAAAAAAACCAACAGAAACTAGAAGaagtacaacaaatacaacagcCGATACAACAAACTGTGCCGTTTAACGTTGGAAAATCCGAAACATGCGCGTTACCAGCGGGGAACGATGAAAAAGTCTTAGAAGCCGTAGCGAAGAAGACCAAAAAGACATTTGCCGAATTAATGGTGGAGAATACCGACACCAACAGCGCTGTTGCCACACCAGACTCAAAGTTGAATTTGAACGAAAATAAAAACCCGTCGCTTGAGCATGAAAACGAGCAAAAAGACGAAGTAAACGTTAAAAGCGTATGTGCCACTAGCGAAAATGCAACACCAATTGCCGTTGCCAATGTCAACGATGATAAACCAAAAATTACAGACGAAGTGGTTAAAGATGCTGTTACACCTACAGAAAGTAACGTACAAAATGTGgaacaaaaaactgaaatcgAAGTCAATGCTAATACGAATGCAGTTACTGCCACCAAAACTGAGCCGATCACAACAGAGGCAACACCTGCACCGTCAACTACAATAGTTGTTAAGGAACCACTATGTAAAATAGAATGCATTGAAAACGAAGTGTCGCCAAAAATGGTGGCACAAATTTCaccaaaacaaacaataaaagaagATTGTGCAAATTCCCCGTGCCTTACGACCGAGACAAGTAGCAAGGATGACGAACATAAAGAAACCTACGAAAGTAGAAACGATACAAAACAATTGGCTGCTGCAGCAGTAACGCTCACCACAGCAACACCAGCTGTGGCAATGGCCGCTGTTGTGACGGCACCGCCACTCATCGCACCAACGCCAATTCCGCCTACTATCACATCAACCGCGGCAGCACCTGTAATTGCACCCACACCGGTATTAACAGCGACACCGGCGCCAATAACCGTCACTACAGCTACTACTGCACCTGTTGCACCACCAACACCGCTGCAAATACCTAAGCCAACAGCAAGTGAAGCGCCGATTATCTGCAAAACGGATCAGCTTGTTGAAACTAAACCCATTATGAATATTAAAACCGCATCGCCACCCACAAAAACATATGCAGATAATGTGGCCGAGAGCAAAATCAATgagaagaaaatcaaaaatgtcATAGAGAGTGTAGGTGTCGAAAGAAAGGAGAAGATCTACACCCAATCAAACAACATGCATGAAAACagcgaattaaataaattgaaaatacaacaaaaaattaatgaagccgCTGCAGCGGCTGCTGCAACAGCCACGTTGGAATTACAGCGAGCACATATGCAAGCGTCTGTTAAGAAAAGCACCGCCAACCAAGCTGTAATATCAAATGCTAACGCCATAAATACCGGACGCATCGATGCAAGCAGCAACACATCGTTTATGAAAAGCGTTAAGGATAAACAAAAATCCATAATTACACATACAGACATTAAGATAAAAGAAGAAGACAAGCAAGTACAAGTTATAACAAATAAAGGCACCGATGCCGCCCTGTTATCCTTGCATGAGAAGAATCCCTACAATACGGCCGCAGTCGCCGCTGCCGAGCATCAGAAAATGCAAAACTCAATGGATCTGAATAAGATTGCCACGCCGTTTGCCATAAATCAAATACCTAATTATGCAAATACGCCACAGTATTGGCAATGGGACTACTATGGTTACAATTTGTCAACATTGGACGCCGCCAgtcataaaaatcaaaataaattcaaagatTTGGCCACAAGCATGGCTTATTCGCACAATTTTACGCAGAATTTATATCAATCTGCTATACAGCATCATGCTCATCAGCatatgcagcagcagcaacaacaacagcagcaacagcaacaacagcagcagcagcagcaacaacagcaacagcagcaacaacatcataCAAAAGATAAATTGAAGAGTGATAAAAAAATGAGCGCTTGCAAGAAGGAGGATGCGTCTAAAAGTAGTGCAAATTCGAATAGTCAAAACTTTAGTGGCAGTCGTGAGGATTCACATAATTGTGGCTTTTCAAATCCCCAAACGGCCGCTTACGGTCAGAAATGCAATAATATACAATCGAAATCACATAAAATGTCCACAGACCAAACACAACACATCAAATCGTTAAATCTCTTGCCTAACGCTAGTTCGCGATTTTACAATCCAATACCCATACCCAGTAATGCGCTCGCACAACAAGCCTTATGCGGTCAGAAAGTGCGCGGGGAGCATAACAATTTGAATGCCGCTGAAGAGAACAAGGTTAAGTTGAGCGCACACAATGCGGccaaccaacagcaacaacagcagcagcatcaacaacaacaaagcgccgcACAAGATATTACCACACCGATGGCGTATAGCTCAGGTTCGTCAAATCATTCGGCGAGTAATTTGCATCATTATGACTGCGGCATGACTGTACCGATGAATATGGATTCGCCATCAAGTATTGGCAGTGATATACAACAAAATACGCCCGATCCAATACCTTCTACGACGCCGCACatacagcaacagcagcagcaacaacagcaacaatcacAATATTCTGATTGTTCGATGCAAAGCCATTCGGGTAATACACCGATGCACATGGCCATACAAACTTCACacattcaacaacaacaacaagctaaTCTCAACTTAAATATGCCGTCGAGCAGCGCGCAGGGCCTAAATTCGCTTACAacctcacaacaacaacagcagcagcatagCCAGCAAAGTCGAAAAGTCAATCAGCAG GCTGAATTGGTGGCCAGCAGTTCGAATCAGCGTGCAACCACGCCCAAGGCTATACGTGGCGGCAATACAAGTGGCAGCAATCAGCAACAGCAGCATCGCCAGCCAAAAAGCACGCCACCCACTAACACTGCAGTCAATGtctctcaacaacaacagcaacagcagagCGTTAACAATAATCAAAATCTATTACAATCACACCAAGAACATTTACataatatgcaacaacaatattcaCAGCTGAGTGGTcaacatcatcatcaacaaaatatgcatattgATTATATAACATCCATACCACCAAACATACAAAACTACTCGTCGAATGCAACCAACTCCTACGACATAGTTTCCATGCCCACAGTAATACCACAACGTATGGCCATTAGTAACACTTCACATTCGTTATCTAGTCCACATCAACGTACATTGGATCAGTCCTCACCATCAGCATGTGctgtaaataattattatttacaaaacaaTTTAACACCGAACGAGGCGAGCACATCACGTGTACCCGTACCGGCCTCATCGGCAGCGACCAATTCGAATGGCGGTGGTGCCGGTGTCGGTGTCATTCATATCAGTCCCGATCCTTCGGCGAGCTCTTCTAGCGGCAATGGTGATACACAATTGGCACAGGATAATGTCTCTGAATCGTCATCATCGAATGCCGGCACCACACCAACACAAGTCGGCAATCTATGTAGCCTCTCGAAATTACAACAGCTAACAAATGGTTTAGACATACAGCCATGTAACACTTCACCGGCTGGTCAGGTGAATTTAACACCACCGCCGCATCATCCAGTCTCGCATAATTCGATGACACCGCCACCACATCTATTGGTGACGCAAAATCGTAGCTTGGGCACACCACCCAATATGCTGCAGCCGCAAATCAATCCACTGCAATATCATAAATACTATTCGAGCAACATGAATATTGCACCGATTGCAACATCACAAAATGTGAATAGGAATACGCGTAATACGGCATCGGCGCCGGTACAACATATTGCCGTATCGTCGGTGACCACATCGTCGACCACCAGTCGCACCACAAATGTACACATTAGTCCGAATTTGATGCCGCCCTATGGCGCTATAAATGGCTATCGCATGACAACACCACAAGCGGCGGCCACACCGACCTATGCCGCTGGTGGCGATTATTCCAATTCGCAGATTCCAATGCAAATGGGGGTTATGAATATGCAATCGCAATATCCCGATGCCTGTGCCATTCAGCGAGCACAACAGAATTCGATGTATTCAACTTATCCACCCCCATATTTATCGTTGAACGGGGCTATGAGAAGATAA